The Quercus robur chromosome 7, dhQueRobu3.1, whole genome shotgun sequence genome has a segment encoding these proteins:
- the LOC126693458 gene encoding F-box/kelch-repeat protein At3g06240-like — translation MSQLRRKPNLSDESLPHDVVFDILTRLPVKSLIRFRCVSKSWYSTITNPIFITTHLNHNLNQPKSLVSNTHYNNSHNGFLLYKSSDKELCTLVYNSDGTFTEVSRFQIPFLSSSVVDYCNGMFFLYSFFGPTNAVYLWNPVIQKFKMIDVMHFRPFTVEFLETVAYGFAYQSQNSDFKILRIVSYEGLGDEKAPPPDAEVYTLSTDSWRTVELSVESVPNIGSIFAVLPNSCVFLNGALHFVAYTWGNDGDNFILSFDVNDEIFREIRLPENYLDEFYSKFDDCVHQLVVFKGMLALVVLGPAENVDEDEDEINTDICLIWVMREYGIVGSWTKTNVLFDWVMTFFDCTNSGEFLIETFDSRLVSIDSESLQVNNLRIQTTTWLAYTADLMENLVLLDQQNEADTPLSPERNHGEASDSSNCYSL, via the exons ATGTCTCAGCTGAGGAGAAAGCCAAATTTGTCAGACGAGAGTCTCCCACACGACGTTGTATTCGACATCCTTACTCGGCTGCCAGTGAAATCCTTAATCCGATTCAGGTGCGTTTCAAAATCATGGTACTCTACAATCACAAACCCCATTTTCATTACCACACACCTCAATCACAACCTCAACCAACCCAAGTCATTAGTATCCAATACCCATTACAATAACAGCCATAATGGTTTTCTGCTATACAAGTCTTCTGACAAAGAATTGTGTACTTTAGTTTACAACAGCGACGGCACATTCACCGAGGTTTCTAGGTTTCAAATACCCTTTTTATCTTCCAGCGTGGTTGACTATTGTAATGGCATGTTCTTCCTTTATAGCTTTTTTGGTCCTACAAATGCTGTATATTTGTGGAACCCAGTTAttcaaaagtttaaaatgatCGATGTTATGCACTTCAGACCTTTCACTGTCGAATTTTTAGAAACAGTCGCCTATGGATTTGCTTATCAATCTCAAAACAGTGATTTCAAGATTCTCAGGATTGTGTCTTATGAGGGGCTTGGTGATGAAAAGGCGCCACCACCTGATGCCGAGGTTTACACACTGAGTACTGATTCGTGGAGAACTGTTGAATTGTCAGTGGAATCTGTACCAAATATTGGATCTATATTTGCTGTACTACCAAACTCCTGTGTATTTTTGAACGGAGCTCTGCATTTTGTTGCATATACTTGGGGCAATGACGGTGACAATTTCATCTTGTCTTTTGATGTCAATGATGAGATATTTCGAGAGATAAGACTGCCGGAGAATTACTTAGATGAATTTTATTCAAAGTTTGATGACTGTGTTCACCAACTTGTGGTGTTCAAGGGAATGTTGGCTTTGGTTGTTCTTGGTCCGGCTGAGAAtgtagatgaagatgaagatgaaataAATACCGATATATGCCTCATATGGGTAATGAGAGAGTATGGTATAGTTGGGTCTTGGACTAAGACAAATGTACTATTTGATTGGGTTATGACGTTCTTTGACTGCACTAACAGCGGCGAATTTCTAATTGAAACTTTTGACAGCAGGCTCGTTTCAATAGACTCTGAGAGCCTGCAAGTGAACAATCTTAGAATTCAAACAACTACCTGGTTGGCTTACACAGCTGATCTTATGGAGAACTTGGTTTTACTTGATCAG CAAAATGAAGCTGATACTCCTTTGAGTCCTGAGAGAAATCATGGAGAAGCTTCTGACTCCTCAAACTGCTATAGCCTCTGA